Proteins encoded by one window of Rutidosis leptorrhynchoides isolate AG116_Rl617_1_P2 chromosome 7, CSIRO_AGI_Rlap_v1, whole genome shotgun sequence:
- the LOC139859481 gene encoding uncharacterized protein → MADSIILNVYGPHNDQLKHKFWDSLDNIMQVDIDDWVFCGDFNEVRRRAERKNCEFIESRAKMFNDFIDKANLIEIPLGGMKFTRISDDGLKYSKLDRFLVSEACYASWDGISACTLDRDYSDHCPIILKDMNNDFGPKPIRIFNNWFEYDKCDDLIKDAWKVTICNPRADCVFRDKLKNVKGVLKEKCNPKYNSLNAEIESLHKEISEWKNVIGTRDLSGVEIASWLDSKKSGLKR, encoded by the coding sequence ATGGCGGACTCCATTATATTAAACGTTTATGGGCCACATAATGATCAATTGAAACATAAATTTTGGGATAGTCTTGACAATATTATGCAGGTGGATATTGATGATTGGGTTTTCTGTGGCGATTTTAATGAAGTAAGGCGAAGAGCGGAAAGGAAAAATTGCGAATTTATCGAAAGTAGAGCAAAGATGTTCAACGATTTCATTGACAAGGCTAATCTCATTGAAATTCCATTAGGAGGAATGAAGTTTACTAGGATTAGTGACGACGGTTTGAAATATAGTAAACTTGACAGGTTCTTAGTCTCGGAAGCGTGTTATGCATCATGGGATGGAATTTCTGCATGTACTCTCGATAGGGATTACTCCGACCATTGCCCCATCATTTTGAAGGATATGAACAATGACTTCGGGCCGAAACCTATTAGGATTTTCAACAATTGGTTCGAATATGATAAATGTGATGATTTGATAAAAGATGCGTGGAAAGTTACCATTTGCAATCCAAGGGCTGATTGTGTATTTCGTGATAAACTTAAGAACGTAAAAGGGGTGTTGAAGGAAAAATGTAATCCTAAATATAATAGTCTAAATGCCGAAATTGAATCACTTCATAAAGAAATCTCTGAGTGGAAAAACGTCATCGGTACTCGTGACCTTTCGGGAGTTGAAATTGCATCTTGGTTAGATTCGAAAAAAAGTGGCTTAAAAAGATAA